The genome window TGGAAGTATAGAAGTTGTACAATCTATCGATTAAAATTAAGGGTAGTTAGAGGTTCAAACTCGCAAAACAATGATTGTCGTATTTTTCCAACTTCAAACAACAAAAGCACACCCAAAAAGCGAAAGAGACTTCTTTTCATCGTCTAAAATAACTCATGTTTTTTTGTTCCAAACTTAGGTGAAACGTTTCGGGATGTGGTTGGGAGCCCTTACTATGTCGCACCAGAGGTTTTACGCAAGCATTATGGGCCCGAATCTGATGTTTGGAGCGCAGGGGTAATTTTGTACATCTTACTGAGTGGTGTTCCTCCCTTTTGGGCAGGTATATCTGTAATTTTTTACTCTAATCCGTTTAATTTATAATCAAAGTCATAACCCTTTTCTTAAAATGTGTGTATTTTTATCTACAGAAACTGAAATGGGCATCTTCCGTCAGATACTGCAAGCAAAATTGGATTTTGAATCTGAGCCGTGGCCTGCAATCACCGACAGTGCGAAAGATCTTATCAGGAAAATGCTCGATAGAAATCCTAAGAAAAGGCTTACGGCCCATGAAGTTTTATGTAAGCAACTTTGGATCACAAGAATTGCTAATGAAGTTATTAAAAATGATTTAATTTATTTTACTAATTTACGTTTGCTTGCTTTAACAGGCCACCCATGGATTGTTGATGACAAAATCGCACCCGATAAGCCCCTTGATTCTGCAGTATTATCGCGCTTGAAACAGTTCTCTGCAATGAACAAGCTCAAGAAGATGGCTTTACGGGTAAAAtcttattttcattttttttatactttttagtAACATGATAAGATTTATCATCTTCTTTAACATTATATGATACGTTGACATGggtataatttgaaaacaaaatGAAAGGGTTCGGGTTGTCTCATCTTATTTTAGATAAGAAACATTAAATTTATGGTCCTTGTTTAGGTTTCTTTTGGAATATGATTGGATTCAATGGTCCATATGGTTTGATAGGTTGAAGTGGGATATATTTTGGATGGACCAAAAGGGTTCGGGGTGTTTCCCTAAAGTTCCCTTTTTAGATAAAGTTGTTAAATTACTGATTTAATATAGATTTCTTTTAAAAATGATGGGACTTAAAAGTAGGAACGGCAATTCTTGACACGACCCAAAACCTGACCGGAACCCGACACGAAAATAAATAGGTTTTGGGTCGactaacacgacccgtttaaaaaACGGATCGGGTTCCATATTAAAAACAGGTTGGGTTCTCGTTGACCCGTTAACCCGTTTaagtattaaaaaaaaaagaaacttttatatttttgttttttgccCCGTTTTCCATTTTGCATGGTTAGTATAATAATGTTAGTTACGTCATTATATGCTCGTCCCACTTATACTCACCATTAAACACGTTACCGATAACCCACTTATAACTTGTCAACATGTATGACTCATATAAAAAATGGGTTAAACAGGTCGCGTTCGGGTTGAGCCGAATATATGTGTGTGTgggttagggttgaaatcttTGACACGAACAAtaatatgggtcgggttcgggttgcaCATTTCAACCCACCAACCCGACACGATTGACACCTCTAACTTCAAGGCCCTTTTGGCATGATAGATCAAAATGAATTAAATTTCATGACGGGCCAAaagggtttgggtttgggttgaCCCGTCAAccttattttctgtttttttattaaaattcatAAACAGTAATTTCTTAAATATGATTATAATATAACTGTTATTAAATAGTAATccgatgtttttaaataaaaaaatttaggAGCTTGTAAACACTCTTTAGATAAAAGTTCCCTAAAGTTATCTTTCTAGATGAAGATGTTAAGTTGGCGATATCAATTATCTtataggtttcttttgaaaatgtTAGGCATTCAAGGCCCTTATTGTGTTGTTAGCAGGTTGACATGGATTAAATTTTACGACGGGCCCAAAGGATTTGGATTGGGTTGACCCGTCAAcacttttttttttgtcttttttgtcaaaatttataaacagTAATATGTTAGATATAATTGTAAGTATTATTTAATGGTAATCTGATGTTCTTCTAAATAAAACAATTTAGGAGGCAATAAACATTTGACTTTGCAATGGGATCGCTTTTTAATTGTTTTACTCGTTTTCTTTTTAACTACGCTTGTTAATTTTTGTACTTTACCTATTAACCTGTTAAATAAACTACAACCAAATTGAGCTATTTATGACCTGTTATCAGCCTCTACATCGCCGCCGTTAGTTATTTTACATTTTTACGTACATTTGTCAACTCAAAAGTCACCGTAAACAAAATGGAAATACTGCTGACTGCATATTATGCATAGGTGATTGCCGAAAGGCTTTCTGAAGAAGAAATTGGTGGATTGAAAGAGTTGTTCAAAATGATAGATACCGACAATAGCGGTTCAATTACCTTCGATGAACTGAAAGAGGGTCTGAGAAGAGTCGGTTCTGAACTTATGGAGTCGGAGATAAAGGACCTAATGGATGCAGTAAGTCAAATTTATTggaaaactttgacttttgctcgATTGATGTAATGTTTCGTGACATGAAAGTTGTTGGAAATCTTGCAGGCGGATATTGACAACAGTGGAACGATCGATTATGGTGAATTTATTGCTGCAACTGTACACTTGAACAAACTGGAGAGAGAAGAGAATCTTTTGTCTGCGTTTTCGTTCTTTGACAAGGATGGAAGTGGTTACATTACGATTGATGAGCTCCAACAAGCGTGTCAAGAAATGGGTTTAGGTGATGTTCGTCTTGATGAGACAATCAAGGAAATCGACCAAGATAATGTAAGTTTTCTTTCACCGGTATTCATTTGCAGGGTTAAAATaatcatagttattaaagcgaaATAAAGCCCCGGGCCCAACAAATCGCCCTGAGTGCGTCTCGCGCCTTTAATAGCTATGATTCCAATAATCTTCTgcatagttattaaagcgagcgacaggcgcgcctaggcgcaaataaagccccgggcccaacaaatcgccctgagtgcgcctcgcgcctttaataactatggttaatgttaaatgttagtgttttcagtcttaatgagttcctacttgctacaactgttagtgttttgcaagttgcaaaaggttaatttgttaatgttAGGAGATTAAATAGAATTGTTAgcgttaaattgctatatatataaattctgcattatagtaaaattaccgatatcccaccgcgataaccaaTACCCgattttttaccgcattaacgGCATAGCTTTAAAAGATGAATTACTTGTAAATAGTTCCAACATTTGGACGAAAAACGTTTGTGGGTCAAGACAATCCGACCCATACTAAAATCCATCCATTATGACCCGTTACAAAACCTTCCCGTCAAACCATTTTGTCACATCTACTTTGACCCGTTGATTGGCTATCAATAAAATATAAATGCTTTGACCCGTTATTTCGACGAACCGATGATACATTTAACATGTGTGGGTGCAGGATGGACAGATTGATTACGGGGAGTTTGCTGCTATGATGAGGAAGGGAAACGGCGGGATCGGGAGGAGAACAATGCGGAGCAACCTGAACCTCGGTGAAGCTCTGGGAGTCATACCGCCGCCACCTGAAGAACAAAACCTCTAACAAGTTATTATTACTAATCAATCAATCGCTTGGATTATTTTGGTATTTGGTTAGATTTAAGAACTAATTATGGGGTGTTGATTTCGCTCAGCATCCGCGAATTTGAACTTATATATATTAAGCTTTGACTTTGAACTATGACTTGCTCTTTGGTTATGGCTACTGCATTCAAAGTCAAAATTAGGATGTCTAATGATGTTATAGTCAAAGTATGCTGGTTTGACATGTTATTGGTAAAGTTTTAAGGCGGGTCAAATGGGTTTGGTCGGATCAGGTTGGGTTGACCCGGTtatgctttatttttttttatttaattatgaTTTTATACGTACATATTACAGGTATGATTTTATAAGCTTTACACTTTTAACTTATTTAATCTGTTTGACTCAGGTATGATTTTATAAGCTTTACACTTTTAACTTATTTAATCTGTTTGACTCAGGTATGATTTTATAAGCTTTACACTTTTAACTTATTTAATCTGTTTGGCTCATTTTCTTTTTagataatatttgtaatattttgAACAAGTAAAATACAACATGACTTGTCTTGGACTATTGGATGTTATCTTATCCTTTGACATAATTATTGAGAACTAAACAACTTGTTTATGGATAATATCATTTTATTATCCTATGGATAATGTCATTTTAGCATCCAATGTCTCATTCCATATAATATAAATGCAATTATGTAACTCTTGTTTTGTGGGTGTTTTAACTTCTTGTTAGTCTGATTCtatatttatatctgaaaaaaaatataaaa of Helianthus annuus cultivar XRQ/B chromosome 1, HanXRQr2.0-SUNRISE, whole genome shotgun sequence contains these proteins:
- the LOC110873785 gene encoding calcium-dependent protein kinase SK5 — its product is MSSSSTSTSSQSTNPPILKKPMNPQQSSSKPFWVLKQKTPILQQLYTIGRKLGQGQFGTTHLCTEKSTGVAYACKSIPKKKLICREDYEDVLKEIQIMHHLSEHPNVVRIKGTYEDALYVHIVMELCAGGELFDRIVQKGHYSEREAAKLIKTIVGVVEACHSLGVMHRDLKPENFLFSTTHEDATLKATDFGLSVFYKPGETFRDVVGSPYYVAPEVLRKHYGPESDVWSAGVILYILLSGVPPFWAETEMGIFRQILQAKLDFESEPWPAITDSAKDLIRKMLDRNPKKRLTAHEVLCHPWIVDDKIAPDKPLDSAVLSRLKQFSAMNKLKKMALRVIAERLSEEEIGGLKELFKMIDTDNSGSITFDELKEGLRRVGSELMESEIKDLMDAADIDNSGTIDYGEFIAATVHLNKLEREENLLSAFSFFDKDGSGYITIDELQQACQEMGLGDVRLDETIKEIDQDNDGQIDYGEFAAMMRKGNGGIGRRTMRSNLNLGEALGVIPPPPEEQNL